A window of Ferrimicrobium sp. genomic DNA:
CAGAGAGAAACCCAACACCAGTACCGACTTGTTGATCATCCGACGGCTACCCATCTCGTATCGATTTGGCCACCGTGGGACCCTCGAGTTGCTGCGCCATCGGCCCCTTTCTGTCGGGCCCTTCTGTTGGGATTGTGATCGGTAGCGTCTCGGGCGACACTCGGGACGGAATATACCTCGACAGAGGTCAAGGAGGCCGCTCGCCTCTAACGTGGTAGCGATGGAGATGTTGCTTGGCTACCCGGCCCTCGCCCCGAGTCAGGAAGAGTTAATCGCTGCCATGGTTCCTCCTCGCGGGTTCACAGATGCGACTTTTGATTCCTACCACCCAGACCTCCGGTTTCCTTCGCAGCAGCGAGCCAAGGAAGTGCTCCACGCGTTTACGGTCGAGCGTGCGGCGCAGGCCCACAGTCATCGATTGTGGCGACGATCGACGGTGTATCAGCCGGTGGGTTGGTATCTGGATGGCGGGTTTGGAGTGGGCAAGACTCACCTGTTGGCTGCAACGTTTCATGCCTGGTCGGGGTCGAAGTTTTATACCTCCTTCTCCGGGCTGACGAGTCTTGTTGGAGCGCTTTCTTTCGCTGGTGCGCTTCAACTCCTTCGAGGGACGAGCCTGCTGGCGATCGATGAGTTTGAGCTTGACGATCCGGGGGACACGGTCCTCATCAGCAGACTCGCTGACGAGCTACGTATGACCGGCACCAACCTCGTGGTGACATCGAACACCTTGCCCGACCGACTCGGAGAGGGGCGTTTCGGTGCGGATGACTTTCTGCGTGAGATACAGGGGCTGGCGGAAGCGTTCAAGGTGCTTTCGATTGAGGGCGGGGATTTCCGACGGCGGGGCTTTGCGCTCGATCGCGAGATGAGTGGGGTTGGATCGTTGCCGGAGAGTACGGTGCACATCGGGCTAAGCGAACTGCTGGACCAGCTCCGCCGAGTTCATCCGATTCGTTATCGTGGAGTCGTACAGAAGCTTGATGCGGTTGAGATACACGATGTCGTTCCCATTGCGCTCCAAAGCGATGCGTTGCACTTTTGTAGCCTTGTTGACGTTCTCTATGATCAAGGGGTCGCTGTGCGATTGCGAGGGGGTGCTGTTCGAGATCTGTTCCCGGCGAGTTTCTTGGCCGGGGGGTTCAGACAGAAGTACGGCCGCTGCCTCTCACGCCTCTATGAGCTCGGGAGTATCGAACCTTTGTCAATGCAAAGGGATCGTGAAGGTGGCTCGCGATCCGCCTAGGGGGCTGGCCTCAATTGCGAAGGTCCCACCTCTGGCTGTTGCCTTGGCTTCGAGGTTTGCGATGCCATGGCCGAGGCGAGGATGGTTGCCAATACCCACGCCGTCATCGATGACGACGATGCTGAGCATTGCAGCGACTTCAATTTCAATGCGGAGTTCATGAGCATGAGCGTGTTTGATGGCGTTGGTGATGAGTTCTCGCAGGACCGTGAGGAGAAGGGTCTGTTTGGTGTTTGTGAGAACGGTATCGATTGGGCCGGTAAAAACGACGTGGTACTTCAGATCAGCAATGGTGCAGAGCCGCGAGACAAGGTCGAGTACTTCTGAACGCGATGACCCCTCCTGCGCTGGTTCGAGTTGAAAGATTGTCGTTCGGATTTCGCCGATTGCGGTATCGAGATCGTCGATCGCTTGGCGGACGAAAAGGAAGCCATCAGTCCCCTGCAGCGAGGGCAATGCGGCCTGCAGCTGGAGGCCCACTGCGAAGAGGCGTTGGACGATGTCATCGTGGAGGTCTCGGGCAATGCGTGCCCGGTCGTCCTCGATTTGCGCGAGAGCGAGCGCCTGTCGCAACAGTAGGTTGCCGATTACTGCGGCCGCACCGGTGGCGAGAGTCTCAAGGATGGCGAGATCGATCTGATCGAACGGTTCATTGTCGAGGCGGTCGGTTACGTAGATGTTGCCAAAGACTTTCTCACCAGTGATAATCGGAACGCCTAGGAAGTGTTGCATGAACGGGTGGTTTGGGGGGAAACCAGCGGCTCGTGGATCCTTTGCGATGGAGTCAGAGATGACGGGAGCGTGAGAGTCGATAACCGCGCCGAGAAGTCCGCCACCGGAAGGGAGATCGCCGATGTGCTTTCGCTCCTCGGAGCTGATGCCCGATGTGACAAAGTCAAGTAGCTGGTCCGGTTGCCCTGGATCAACTACGCCGATTGCTGCATATCGCGCACGGGTAAGCGTACGAGCGTGTTCGGCGAGGAGCGCCAATGTCTCATCCATGTCGAGCTTGCTTACGACGTCGACTAACGCGGCAAAGATGTCTTTCAAACGCGGTTCGTCTACCAGTCGGTCCACCTCGACTAGGTTAGTCCTCATACATGGGTTCTGGTTCGAGGAGAGCGATCGATGATTTTGTTCCAAGAGCGTGAGCTCCAAGCTGAGGTGCCAGACTTCGAGCACGGTGGTTTTAGAACAGCGAAGCTCATCCATCGGGTGGACCCGCTCTTCGGTCATGGCGCTCGCCTGATCGAGGGTGCAAAGTTGACTCCTGGACCCGTGGAACTCGGTTCCGCTGTCG
This region includes:
- a CDS encoding GAF domain-containing protein, which produces MRTNLVEVDRLVDEPRLKDIFAALVDVVSKLDMDETLALLAEHARTLTRARYAAIGVVDPGQPDQLLDFVTSGISSEERKHIGDLPSGGGLLGAVIDSHAPVISDSIAKDPRAAGFPPNHPFMQHFLGVPIITGEKVFGNIYVTDRLDNEPFDQIDLAILETLATGAAAVIGNLLLRQALALAQIEDDRARIARDLHDDIVQRLFAVGLQLQAALPSLQGTDGFLFVRQAIDDLDTAIGEIRTTIFQLEPAQEGSSRSEVLDLVSRLCTIADLKYHVVFTGPIDTVLTNTKQTLLLTVLRELITNAIKHAHAHELRIEIEVAAMLSIVVIDDGVGIGNHPRLGHGIANLEAKATARGGTFAIEASPLGGSRATFTIPLH
- the zapE gene encoding cell division protein ZapE, producing MEMLLGYPALAPSQEELIAAMVPPRGFTDATFDSYHPDLRFPSQQRAKEVLHAFTVERAAQAHSHRLWRRSTVYQPVGWYLDGGFGVGKTHLLAATFHAWSGSKFYTSFSGLTSLVGALSFAGALQLLRGTSLLAIDEFELDDPGDTVLISRLADELRMTGTNLVVTSNTLPDRLGEGRFGADDFLREIQGLAEAFKVLSIEGGDFRRRGFALDREMSGVGSLPESTVHIGLSELLDQLRRVHPIRYRGVVQKLDAVEIHDVVPIALQSDALHFCSLVDVLYDQGVAVRLRGGAVRDLFPASFLAGGFRQKYGRCLSRLYELGSIEPLSMQRDREGGSRSA